A genomic segment from Janibacter sp. DB-40 encodes:
- the obgE gene encoding GTPase ObgE: MTTFVDRVTLHVEAGKGGHGVASVHREKFKPLGGPDGGNGGHGGDVVLVVDPQVTTLLDYHRSPHRRASNGAPGAGDEKNGANGEDLVLPVPEGTVVTDSRGDVLVDLVGPGARFVVATGGRGGLGNRALASRRRKAPGFALLGEPGEATDVVLELKSLADVALIGFPSAGKSSLVSVLSAAKPKIADYPFTTLVPNLGVVTAGDVRYTVADVPGLIPGASEGRGLGLEFLRHVERCSVLVHVIDCATLEPGRDPMTDLDVIEEELSAYVADETLGGQPLSERTRIVVLNKADVPEARELAEMVKPDLEERGIEVFIVSAVAHQGLKELTFAMARHVVEARKQIETDVSPQRVVLRPKAVDDSGFVVRRETTHEGEVFRVIGAKITRWVHQTDFANDEAIGYLADRLNRAGVEEELTRAGAVAGSTVLIGPEDNAVVFDWEPTLVGGAELLGGRGQDLRLDENTRRTTGERREEFHARKDAQTAARDELRAERESGHWVEDE; the protein is encoded by the coding sequence GTGACGACCTTCGTAGACCGGGTCACCCTGCATGTCGAGGCCGGCAAGGGTGGTCACGGTGTCGCCTCCGTCCACCGCGAGAAGTTCAAGCCGCTCGGTGGACCGGACGGCGGCAACGGCGGTCACGGCGGTGACGTCGTGCTCGTCGTCGACCCGCAGGTGACGACCCTCCTCGACTACCACCGCAGCCCGCACCGTCGCGCGAGCAACGGTGCCCCCGGTGCCGGTGACGAGAAGAACGGCGCCAACGGCGAGGACCTCGTCCTGCCCGTGCCCGAGGGCACCGTCGTGACCGACAGCCGGGGCGACGTGCTCGTCGACCTCGTCGGTCCCGGGGCGCGCTTCGTCGTGGCCACGGGCGGACGCGGTGGCCTGGGCAACCGTGCGCTGGCCAGCCGCCGACGCAAGGCACCCGGTTTCGCGCTGCTCGGCGAGCCGGGCGAGGCCACCGACGTCGTGCTGGAGCTGAAGTCGCTCGCGGACGTCGCCCTCATCGGCTTCCCGAGCGCCGGCAAGTCCTCGCTCGTCTCCGTGCTCTCGGCGGCCAAGCCGAAGATCGCCGACTACCCCTTCACCACGCTCGTGCCCAACCTCGGCGTCGTCACGGCCGGCGACGTGCGCTACACCGTCGCCGACGTGCCCGGCCTCATCCCGGGGGCTAGCGAAGGGCGTGGCCTCGGCCTGGAGTTCCTGCGCCACGTCGAGCGGTGCTCGGTGCTCGTCCACGTCATCGACTGCGCGACCCTCGAGCCGGGCCGCGACCCGATGACCGACCTCGACGTCATCGAGGAGGAGCTGTCGGCCTACGTCGCCGACGAGACGCTCGGTGGCCAGCCGCTGTCGGAGCGCACCCGCATCGTCGTGCTCAACAAGGCCGACGTCCCCGAGGCCCGTGAGCTCGCCGAGATGGTCAAGCCGGACCTGGAGGAGCGGGGCATCGAGGTCTTCATCGTCTCGGCCGTGGCGCACCAGGGGCTGAAGGAGCTGACCTTCGCCATGGCACGCCACGTGGTCGAGGCGCGCAAGCAGATCGAGACCGATGTCAGCCCGCAGCGGGTCGTGCTGCGGCCCAAGGCCGTCGACGACTCCGGCTTCGTCGTGCGCAGGGAGACCACGCACGAGGGCGAGGTCTTCCGCGTCATCGGCGCCAAGATCACCCGCTGGGTCCACCAGACCGACTTCGCCAACGACGAGGCGATCGGCTACCTCGCCGACCGGCTCAACCGGGCCGGCGTCGAGGAGGAGCTGACCAGGGCCGGCGCCGTCGCCGGGTCCACCGTGCTCATCGGGCCCGAGGACAACGCCGTCGTCTTCGACTGGGAGCCCACCCTCGTCGGTGGCGCCGAGCTGCTCGGTGGCCGTGGGCAGGACCTGCGCCTGGACGAGAACACCCGCCGCACCACCGGCGAGCGTCGTGAGGAGTTCCACGCCCGCAAGGACGCCCAGACCGCCGCGCGCGACGAGCTGCGCGCGGAGCGGGAGTCCGGCCACTGGGTCGAGGACGAGTGA
- the proB gene encoding glutamate 5-kinase, whose amino-acid sequence MKPERARRVVAEARRLVVKVGSSSLTSAAGGELDVARLTALVNALAARHTAGTEVVLVSSGAIAAGIGPLGMATRPRDLARQQAAASVGQGVLLSAYDAAFGRHGHTIGQVLLTVDDVTRRTHYTNARRTLDSLLGIGVVPIVNENDTVATDEIRFGDNDRLAALVAQLIRADALVLLTDVDALYTSSPHDPGAERVPVVEDPRQLAQISISGTGSAVGSGGMTTKVEAATIAHAACIPTVLTSADQVCEAIDGEDVGTVFLPGERSRGSRGLWLAYATSPRGSVQIDEGAVTALRERGRSLLPAGITGVTGSFTDGDPIDVIGPDGVVVARGLVNYTSGELPHLMGRSTRELAAAIGPQYEREVIHRDHLAIL is encoded by the coding sequence GTGAAGCCCGAGCGCGCGCGCCGGGTCGTCGCCGAGGCGCGACGTCTCGTCGTCAAGGTCGGCTCGTCCTCCCTGACCAGCGCTGCCGGGGGAGAGCTCGACGTCGCCCGATTGACCGCTCTGGTCAACGCCCTCGCCGCGCGCCACACCGCGGGCACCGAGGTCGTCCTCGTCTCCTCGGGCGCGATCGCCGCCGGCATCGGCCCGCTGGGGATGGCCACCCGTCCGCGTGACCTGGCCCGCCAGCAGGCCGCGGCCAGCGTCGGGCAGGGCGTGCTGCTGTCCGCCTACGACGCGGCCTTCGGCCGGCACGGGCACACGATCGGCCAGGTGCTGCTCACCGTCGACGACGTCACCCGGCGCACCCACTACACCAATGCCCGGCGCACCCTGGACTCGCTGCTCGGGATCGGTGTCGTCCCGATCGTCAACGAGAACGACACGGTCGCCACGGACGAGATCCGCTTCGGCGACAACGACCGGCTGGCCGCGCTCGTCGCCCAGCTGATCCGCGCCGACGCACTCGTGCTGCTCACCGACGTCGACGCGCTGTACACCTCGTCGCCGCACGACCCCGGCGCCGAGCGGGTGCCCGTCGTGGAGGACCCCAGACAGCTGGCGCAGATCTCCATCAGCGGCACCGGGTCGGCCGTCGGCTCGGGTGGCATGACCACCAAGGTCGAGGCGGCGACCATCGCGCACGCCGCGTGCATCCCGACGGTCCTCACCTCCGCCGATCAGGTCTGCGAGGCGATCGACGGGGAGGACGTCGGCACCGTCTTCCTCCCCGGGGAGCGCTCCCGCGGCTCGCGCGGGCTGTGGTTGGCCTACGCGACCTCGCCCCGCGGCTCGGTGCAGATCGACGAAGGGGCGGTCACCGCCCTTCGCGAGCGGGGCCGCTCACTGCTGCCGGCGGGGATCACCGGGGTCACCGGCTCCTTCACCGACGGCGACCCGATCGACGTCATCGGGCCCGACGGCGTGGTCGTCGCCCGTGGGTTGGTCAACTACACCTCCGGCGAGCTGCCGCACCTCATGGGCCGCTCGACCAGGGAGCTGGCCGCTGCCATCGGCCCGCAGTACGAGCGTGAGGTCATCCACCGGGACCACCTCGCGATCCTGTGA
- a CDS encoding glycosyltransferase — protein sequence MDADHALLTRFSAVLDPGAPPPTEDWLFYRLGFFVDACLPSVLSQQGAAPFTWLVLLDDRCSDDFRAEVTRLSEGAFTPVWTHEPWRRETFAHLLPPSSRPHLITTRLDSDDAIAVDFMARVQHQLAGQDRLFVNFPRGVQIERSGAVHRTNVLSSPFLSLIEARRPGQPPLTVYAAKHARARGHAPLREVAAPVMWAQVLHGNNLLNTSTGVRVHPRLVAERFRLDLVHDADIAPAALLRGRARQLARLARLWAAHPGELTKQLEATAWTLRGTHDRPMAPGAPRLNDHLLAGVQRLRRTR from the coding sequence GTGGACGCGGACCATGCGCTGCTGACTCGCTTCAGCGCGGTGCTGGACCCGGGCGCGCCTCCCCCCACGGAGGACTGGCTGTTCTACCGGCTCGGCTTCTTCGTCGACGCCTGCCTGCCCTCGGTCCTCTCCCAGCAGGGGGCGGCGCCCTTCACCTGGCTCGTCCTGCTCGACGACCGTTGCTCCGACGACTTCCGCGCCGAGGTCACCCGCCTGTCCGAGGGGGCCTTCACCCCCGTATGGACCCACGAGCCGTGGCGGCGGGAGACCTTCGCGCACCTGCTGCCCCCTTCGTCCCGACCGCACCTGATCACCACGCGCCTGGACAGCGACGACGCGATCGCGGTGGACTTCATGGCCCGCGTGCAGCACCAGCTGGCCGGTCAGGACCGTCTCTTCGTCAACTTCCCCCGGGGCGTGCAGATCGAGCGCTCGGGTGCGGTGCACCGCACCAACGTCCTCTCCAGCCCCTTCCTGTCCCTCATCGAGGCCCGGCGGCCGGGGCAGCCGCCGCTGACCGTCTACGCCGCCAAGCACGCCCGCGCGCGCGGGCACGCACCCCTGCGTGAGGTGGCCGCCCCCGTGATGTGGGCCCAGGTGCTGCACGGGAACAACCTGCTCAACACGTCCACGGGCGTGCGGGTGCACCCACGCCTCGTCGCCGAACGGTTCCGCCTCGACCTGGTGCACGACGCCGACATCGCCCCGGCCGCGCTGCTGCGCGGCCGCGCCCGCCAGCTCGCTCGCCTGGCGCGCCTGTGGGCCGCCCACCCCGGTGAGCTGACCAAACAGCTCGAGGCGACGGCGTGGACCCTGCGGGGCACGCACGACCGGCCGATGGCCCCGGGCGCGCCACGACTCAACGACCACCTGCTCGCGGGGGTGCAGCGCCTGCGGCGCACCCGCTGA
- the pdxY gene encoding pyridoxal kinase PdxY, with protein sequence MTTTILSIQSHVAYGHVGNSASVFPMQRLGVEVWPVHTVNFSNHTGYGAWRGPLMDPADVADVITGIGERDALGEVDAVLSGYQGGEGIGATILEAVAKVKAANPEAIYACDPVMGNEKSGCFVHESIPVLLREKVAPKADLITPNQFELGYLTDTQPHTLEETLASVDRAREIGPSTILVTSVLRPDRPEGTIEMLACHDDEAWIVQTPHLPLKANGSGDVTAALFTSHWVRSRSLPEALGRTVSSVFDLLSTTLDSGRRELQLVQAQEVYADPRMQFEVTRVR encoded by the coding sequence GTGACCACGACGATCCTGTCCATCCAGTCCCACGTCGCGTACGGACACGTCGGCAACTCCGCGTCCGTCTTCCCGATGCAGCGCCTCGGTGTCGAGGTGTGGCCGGTCCACACGGTCAACTTCTCCAACCACACCGGCTACGGCGCCTGGCGCGGTCCCCTGATGGACCCGGCGGACGTCGCCGACGTCATCACCGGCATCGGCGAGCGCGATGCCCTCGGCGAGGTCGATGCGGTCCTGTCCGGCTACCAGGGCGGTGAGGGCATCGGCGCGACGATCCTCGAGGCCGTCGCCAAGGTCAAGGCCGCCAACCCCGAGGCGATCTACGCCTGCGACCCGGTCATGGGCAACGAGAAGTCCGGCTGCTTCGTCCACGAGTCGATCCCGGTGCTGCTGCGCGAGAAGGTCGCCCCGAAGGCGGACCTGATCACGCCGAACCAGTTCGAGCTGGGCTACCTGACCGACACGCAGCCGCACACGCTCGAGGAGACGCTCGCCTCGGTCGACCGGGCCCGTGAGATCGGCCCGAGCACGATCCTCGTGACCTCCGTGCTGCGACCGGACCGCCCCGAGGGCACCATCGAGATGCTCGCCTGCCACGACGACGAGGCGTGGATCGTGCAGACGCCGCACCTGCCGCTGAAGGCCAACGGCTCGGGTGACGTCACCGCCGCCCTCTTCACCAGCCACTGGGTGCGCTCGCGCTCGCTGCCCGAGGCGCTCGGCCGGACGGTCTCCTCGGTCTTCGACCTGCTGAGCACGACCCTCGACTCCGGCCGCCGTGAGCTGCAGCTCGTCCAGGCGCAGGAGGTCTACGCCGACCCGCGGATGCAGTTCGAGGTCACGCGGGTGCGCTGA
- a CDS encoding glutamate-5-semialdehyde dehydrogenase: MTDSTSVVRDLAERARVASRRLALLTRAEKDAALLALADALDAATEEVVAANGEDLARGREGGMATGLLDRLTLDADRVASVAQALRDVAALPDPVGEVVRGSTLANGLQIRQVRVPMGVVGMIYEARPNVTVDAAGLGLKSGNAMILRGGSAAASTNRALVAALRSALAAHGLPQDAVQLLEGDHDAVKALMTARGLVDLLIPRGGAGLIRAVVTESTVPVIETGVGNCHVYVDAGADRDKALAITLNAKTHRPSVCNAAESLLVHSSIAGEFLPRALADLAAAGVTLHGDERTVELAPEGVEVLPATDEDHDCEYLALEMSVAVVDDVDAAMEHVRRHGSGHTEAIVTEDRAAARRWTAEVDAAAVLVNASTRFTDGGEFGFGAEIGISTQKLHARGPMALPELTTTKWIVEGDGQVRA, translated from the coding sequence ATGACCGACAGCACCTCCGTCGTCCGTGACCTGGCCGAGCGGGCCCGCGTCGCCTCCCGCCGGCTCGCGCTGCTCACCCGGGCGGAGAAGGACGCGGCGCTCCTCGCCCTCGCCGACGCGCTCGACGCGGCCACCGAGGAGGTCGTCGCCGCCAACGGCGAGGACCTGGCGCGGGGACGCGAAGGGGGGATGGCCACCGGTCTCCTCGACCGCCTGACGCTGGACGCCGACCGTGTCGCCTCCGTCGCGCAGGCCCTGCGCGACGTCGCGGCCCTGCCCGACCCGGTGGGGGAGGTCGTGCGCGGCTCGACCCTGGCCAACGGCCTGCAGATCCGCCAGGTCCGCGTGCCGATGGGCGTCGTCGGCATGATCTACGAGGCGAGGCCCAATGTCACGGTCGACGCGGCCGGGCTCGGGCTGAAGTCCGGCAACGCGATGATCCTGCGGGGCGGCTCCGCCGCGGCGAGCACCAACCGCGCGCTGGTCGCCGCCCTTCGCTCCGCCCTGGCCGCGCACGGGCTGCCGCAGGACGCCGTCCAGCTGCTCGAGGGCGACCACGACGCGGTCAAGGCGCTGATGACCGCCCGTGGCCTGGTCGACCTGCTCATCCCGCGCGGGGGAGCGGGCCTGATCCGGGCCGTCGTCACCGAGTCGACCGTGCCCGTGATCGAGACGGGCGTCGGCAACTGCCACGTCTACGTCGACGCCGGCGCCGACCGGGACAAGGCACTGGCCATCACCCTCAACGCCAAGACCCACCGGCCCAGCGTGTGCAACGCCGCAGAGTCCCTCCTCGTGCACTCGAGCATCGCCGGGGAGTTCCTGCCCCGCGCGCTCGCCGACCTGGCGGCCGCCGGCGTGACGCTCCACGGCGACGAGCGCACCGTCGAGCTGGCGCCCGAGGGGGTCGAGGTCCTCCCGGCCACCGACGAGGACCACGACTGCGAGTACCTGGCGCTGGAGATGTCGGTCGCGGTCGTCGACGACGTGGACGCGGCGATGGAGCACGTGCGCCGGCACGGCTCGGGGCACACCGAGGCCATCGTCACCGAGGACCGGGCGGCCGCCCGCCGGTGGACCGCCGAGGTCGACGCGGCCGCCGTGCTCGTCAACGCCTCGACGCGCTTCACCGACGGTGGGGAGTTCGGCTTCGGCGCGGAGATCGGCATCTCGACGCAGAAGCTGCACGCCCGCGGCCCGATGGCACTGCCGGAGCTGACGACGACGAAGTGGATCGTCGAGGGGGACGGGCAGGTCCGCGCCTGA
- the nadD gene encoding nicotinate-nucleotide adenylyltransferase, producing MGGTFDPIHHGHLVAASEVQSLYELDEVVFVPTGKPWQKAHAEVSPAEHRYLMTVVATASNPRFTVSRVDIDREGPTYTIDTLRDLREQRPDDELFFITGADALAQILSWKDIDELWELAHFIGVTRPGYHLSESGLPRHRVTLQEVPAMAISSSDCRARVADGEPVWYLVPDGVVQYISKYELYTDDRE from the coding sequence ATGGGTGGGACCTTCGACCCCATCCACCACGGCCACCTCGTGGCGGCCAGCGAGGTCCAGTCGCTGTACGAGCTCGACGAGGTCGTCTTCGTGCCCACCGGCAAGCCGTGGCAGAAGGCGCACGCGGAGGTATCGCCGGCCGAGCACCGCTACCTGATGACGGTGGTCGCCACGGCGTCCAACCCGCGCTTCACCGTCAGTCGGGTCGACATCGACCGTGAGGGGCCGACCTACACGATCGACACCCTGCGTGACCTGCGCGAGCAGCGGCCCGACGACGAGCTGTTCTTCATCACCGGTGCCGACGCTCTCGCGCAGATCCTGTCCTGGAAGGACATCGACGAGCTGTGGGAGCTGGCGCACTTCATCGGCGTCACCCGCCCCGGCTACCACCTCAGCGAGTCCGGACTGCCCCGGCACCGGGTGACCCTGCAGGAGGTGCCGGCCATGGCGATCTCCTCCTCCGACTGCCGTGCGCGGGTCGCCGACGGCGAGCCGGTCTGGTACCTCGTGCCGGACGGCGTCGTGCAGTACATCAGCAAGTACGAGCTCTACACCGACGACCGGGAGTGA
- the rsfS gene encoding ribosome silencing factor — translation MVATQEAIDLAKIAAHAAHDKLATSITGLDVSGQMPLTDIFLIVSADNERQVQAIVDAVEDEMREKAQAKPLRREGNGPGRWVLLDFGDVVVHAQHDEERDFYDLERLWRDCPHLDLGVVGSEQEQGGA, via the coding sequence GTGGTAGCCACCCAAGAGGCCATCGACCTCGCCAAGATCGCGGCGCATGCCGCCCATGACAAGCTCGCGACGAGCATCACCGGACTCGACGTGTCCGGCCAGATGCCCCTCACCGACATCTTCCTCATCGTCTCCGCGGACAACGAGCGCCAGGTCCAGGCGATCGTCGACGCCGTCGAGGACGAGATGCGGGAGAAGGCGCAGGCCAAGCCGCTGCGCCGCGAGGGCAACGGCCCCGGCCGCTGGGTCCTGCTCGACTTCGGCGACGTCGTCGTGCACGCGCAGCACGACGAGGAGCGCGACTTCTACGACCTCGAGCGCCTGTGGCGCGACTGCCCGCACCTCGACCTCGGTGTCGTCGGCTCGGAGCAGGAGCAGGGCGGAGCGTGA
- a CDS encoding histidine phosphatase family protein, protein MSEVTRSLAAEATTGRAKGEPRRLVVLRHGQTVANARGIWQGQLDHELSELGHEQARAAAAAISSLRPSRVVSSDLSRAHVTAQEVASASGGLDVSLDERWREIHAGGWQGLTADQVYSQYPEDADKLLTGEDFRRGGHGESLADVAARTRAALDELIATMDPGECVVIATHGVTGRSLVAELVGIDQSLAWRALGGFGNCHWAVVEEGSTPATGRSGWRIAQWNASAEGL, encoded by the coding sequence GTGAGCGAGGTGACCCGCTCCCTCGCCGCCGAGGCCACCACCGGCCGGGCGAAGGGGGAGCCCCGCCGCCTCGTCGTGCTCCGGCACGGCCAGACCGTCGCCAACGCCCGGGGGATCTGGCAGGGCCAGCTCGACCACGAGCTGTCCGAGCTGGGCCACGAGCAGGCGCGCGCCGCTGCCGCGGCGATCTCCTCCCTTCGCCCCTCGCGGGTGGTCTCCTCCGACCTCTCCCGCGCCCACGTCACCGCGCAGGAGGTCGCCTCCGCCAGCGGCGGGCTCGACGTCAGCCTCGACGAGCGCTGGCGGGAGATCCACGCCGGTGGCTGGCAGGGGCTGACGGCCGACCAGGTGTACTCGCAGTACCCGGAGGACGCCGACAAGCTGCTCACCGGTGAGGACTTCCGGCGCGGAGGCCACGGCGAGTCCCTCGCCGACGTCGCCGCGCGCACCCGTGCGGCCCTCGACGAGCTCATCGCGACGATGGACCCCGGGGAGTGCGTCGTCATCGCCACGCACGGCGTCACGGGCCGCTCCCTCGTCGCCGAGCTCGTCGGCATCGACCAGTCGCTCGCCTGGCGTGCGCTCGGGGGCTTCGGCAACTGCCACTGGGCCGTCGTCGAGGAGGGCAGCACCCCCGCCACCGGCCGCAGCGGCTGGCGCATCGCGCAGTGGAATGCCTCCGCGGAGGGGCTCTGA
- a CDS encoding DUF488 domain-containing protein: protein MNTIHTIGHSTRPIEEFIELLTDQGVTRVVDIRTVPKSRHNPQYWGDALEASLADAGLGYSYVKALGGLRPKHADSPNTAWRNTSFRNYADHMLTDEFGSGLEELMALAEDDSCAIMCAEAVPWRCHRRLVADALLVRGYTVLEIISGGRPKEHELTPFAVVEGTRVTYPGSDEGEPAGE from the coding sequence ATGAACACGATCCACACGATCGGTCACTCCACGCGACCGATCGAGGAGTTCATCGAGCTGCTCACCGACCAAGGTGTCACGCGGGTCGTGGACATCCGCACGGTGCCCAAGTCCCGGCACAACCCCCAGTACTGGGGTGATGCGCTCGAGGCGTCCCTGGCGGACGCCGGGCTCGGCTACTCCTACGTCAAGGCGCTCGGGGGACTGCGGCCCAAGCACGCGGACTCGCCCAACACCGCCTGGCGCAACACCTCCTTCCGCAACTACGCCGACCACATGCTCACCGACGAGTTCGGCTCCGGCCTCGAGGAGCTGATGGCGCTGGCGGAGGACGACTCGTGCGCGATCATGTGCGCCGAGGCCGTGCCGTGGCGCTGCCACCGCCGGCTCGTCGCCGACGCCCTGCTCGTGCGCGGTTACACCGTCCTGGAGATCATCTCCGGGGGCAGGCCGAAGGAACACGAGCTGACCCCCTTCGCCGTCGTCGAGGGGACGCGGGTGACCTATCCGGGCAGCGACGAGGGGGAGCCGGCCGGGGAGTGA
- a CDS encoding peroxidase-related enzyme (This protein belongs to a clade of uncharacterized proteins related to peroxidases such as the alkylhydroperoxidase AhpD.): MADTSRPISFLRVPGVEDVPEGVQRLWEKSREAFGFIPNVFRAQALNGAQFEAWWKYFNLLVNKEGHLTNAERELLAVVVSGINRCTYCVVSHGAALREYSGDPVTADLVAVNWRQAELDERQQAMAEYAELLTRAPGSVDEGDLEPMRAAGMDEHEILEAVQVIGMFNMTNRVSSALGMVPNHEYHSQAR, translated from the coding sequence ATGGCTGACACATCGCGTCCGATCTCCTTCCTCCGTGTCCCGGGCGTCGAGGACGTCCCCGAGGGCGTCCAGCGACTGTGGGAGAAGTCCCGTGAGGCCTTCGGCTTCATCCCCAACGTCTTCCGAGCACAGGCCCTCAACGGCGCGCAGTTCGAGGCGTGGTGGAAGTACTTCAACCTCCTGGTCAACAAGGAGGGCCACCTGACCAACGCCGAGCGTGAGCTCCTCGCCGTCGTCGTCAGCGGGATCAACCGGTGCACCTACTGCGTCGTCTCCCACGGGGCCGCCCTGCGCGAGTACTCCGGTGACCCGGTGACGGCCGACCTCGTCGCGGTCAACTGGCGCCAGGCCGAGCTGGACGAGCGCCAGCAGGCGATGGCCGAGTACGCCGAGCTGCTCACGCGCGCCCCGGGGTCGGTCGACGAGGGCGACCTGGAGCCGATGCGCGCGGCCGGCATGGACGAGCACGAGATCCTCGAGGCGGTCCAGGTCATCGGCATGTTCAACATGACCAACCGCGTCTCCAGCGCGCTGGGGATGGTGCCCAACCACGAGTACCACTCGCAGGCCCGCTGA
- a CDS encoding cupin domain-containing protein → MKSQSLTELAQEHLAKAHAGSAGRSAITVHGRHDYVLRQTLVALVGGEALAPHDSPQEATLQVLSGRVRLETGEESWEGGPGDLLIIPPQRHDLLALEDSAVLLSVGTGSNT, encoded by the coding sequence ATGAAGTCGCAGTCACTGACCGAGCTGGCGCAGGAGCACCTGGCGAAGGCCCACGCCGGCAGCGCCGGCCGCAGTGCCATCACCGTCCACGGTCGTCACGACTACGTCCTGCGCCAGACGCTCGTCGCCCTCGTCGGGGGCGAGGCGCTCGCCCCGCACGACAGCCCGCAGGAGGCGACCCTGCAGGTCCTCTCCGGCAGGGTGCGCCTGGAGACCGGTGAGGAGTCGTGGGAGGGCGGTCCCGGCGACCTGCTCATCATCCCGCCGCAGCGCCACGACCTGCTCGCGCTGGAGGACTCCGCGGTGCTGCTGAGTGTCGGCACCGGCAGCAACACCTGA
- a CDS encoding amidohydrolase family protein, with amino-acid sequence MDSPTTYAPPADEAARIRARVDSLHLPGIIDVHTHFMPQRVLDKVWAYFDSAGPLIGRPWPIAYRTSEEERLATLRSFGVRAFPSLNYPHKPGMAAWLNAWSGDFADDHPDVLRSATFYPEPGAADEVRSAIASGTQLFKVHVQVGDYDMADPLLEDVWTVLEEAGTPVITHAGNGPAPGTFTGPQAVRRLLARHPELTLVIAHMGMPDYGEFLDICAEHPRVHLDTTMAFTAFTEEATPFPTDRLDDLRALGDRVLFGSDFPNIPYPYLEAVDAVIGLGLGDEWARAVLHDNAARLLRL; translated from the coding sequence ATGGACAGCCCGACGACGTACGCGCCCCCTGCCGACGAGGCCGCACGGATCAGGGCGCGGGTGGACTCCCTCCACCTGCCCGGGATCATCGACGTGCACACGCACTTCATGCCGCAGCGCGTGCTCGACAAGGTGTGGGCGTACTTTGACTCGGCCGGACCGCTCATCGGTCGGCCGTGGCCGATCGCCTACCGCACCAGCGAGGAGGAGCGCCTGGCGACGCTGCGCTCCTTCGGCGTGCGCGCCTTCCCGTCGCTGAACTACCCGCACAAGCCGGGCATGGCCGCATGGCTGAACGCGTGGTCCGGCGACTTCGCCGACGACCACCCGGACGTGCTGCGCTCGGCGACCTTCTACCCCGAGCCGGGCGCCGCCGACGAGGTGCGCAGCGCGATCGCGAGCGGGACCCAGCTGTTCAAGGTGCACGTGCAGGTCGGCGACTACGACATGGCCGACCCGCTGCTCGAGGACGTGTGGACCGTGCTGGAGGAGGCGGGCACGCCGGTCATCACGCACGCGGGCAACGGTCCGGCGCCGGGGACCTTCACCGGGCCGCAGGCGGTGCGCCGGCTGCTGGCCCGCCACCCCGAGCTCACGCTCGTCATCGCGCACATGGGCATGCCCGACTACGGCGAGTTCCTCGACATCTGCGCCGAGCACCCGCGCGTCCACCTGGACACGACGATGGCGTTCACGGCCTTCACCGAGGAGGCCACCCCCTTCCCCACCGACCGTCTGGACGACCTGCGCGCACTGGGTGACCGGGTGCTCTTCGGCAGCGACTTCCCCAACATCCCCTACCCGTACCTCGAGGCGGTCGACGCCGTCATCGGGCTCGGCCTCGGGGACGAGTGGGCGCGGGCGGTGCTGCACGACAACGCCGCCCGGCTGCTGCGGCTCTGA